The genomic interval GGTGCGGGCGGGGCCGCCCGGCCGGGACGCGTCCGGGAGCCGGACCGGGCCCCCGGCGCGCCGGCCCGTAGGCGCGCGTGCTCAGTGGGGCCGGGCGCGGTGCCGGGCGCGGGACGAGGGCAGCATGCGCTCCTCGTAACGCCCCAGGGCGAGCACCGCGCACAGCAGGAGTGGAGGCATCAGGAACACGACGGCGACCACCGGAACTCCTTCCACGAGGGACGGGTCCGTGGCCGGGTTGCCACGCGCCCCCGGCGCAAACCCCGCCGGCGCGCCCCGGTACGCACCGGGCCGTCAGAACCAGGGCGCCGCCGCGTCCCGCAGTGCCCTCACCCCGTCCGCCAGGGCGGCGGCCGAGGCCAGCGCGCCGGACACCATGAACACCGCGCGCCGCACCCGCCCCGGCCCCGGTTCCTCGTCGGCGGGCAGCGCGTCGTCGAGCTCGTCCAGCGCCCCCGCGGCCTCCTCGGCGGCGGCGGGCGGCAGCTCGTCGGGGGCGAGGGCGCGCAGGCACTCCCGCAGGTCCGCCACCGCCCGGCGCAGTTGCCGGACCTCGGGCGTCTCCGCCGCACCGCCGGAGGCGGCTCCCTCCTGGACGAACTCGGCCCTGGCATGGTCACCGGTCTGGATGTTGCCGGTGACCTGGCCCGCGACGTGGACGCGGCGGTCACCGCCCTGAGGTGTGGACACGGTTTCCTCAACTCCCTGGTGAGGAGGGCCCGGAGCCGGAGCCGATGTGCGGCCGCGGCGGCGTGACCGTCCGGTAGCTCGCCCGTGCCCGGTCGCCCGTCTGGACGTTGCCGTGCACGGTGCCGTTGACGTGCACCGAATTGTCGAAGACGACATTGGCGCGCGAGTCGTACTCCGAGGTGCGGTAACCCGCGTCGCGGAGACAGCCGCGCACCGCCGTCACCGTACGGGTGCTGATGCCGGTGAGGAACCGGTCGACGTCCATCTCCTGGAACAGCTGCTGGTAATGGGGCTCGGCGGCCAGTTCCCGCACCGAGTACCTGGGCCCGTGGTCGACCACGCGGTCGGTCCGGCACATCCGCGCGTACCAGTCCTCGTTGCGCGTCGTCAGCGCGGCGGTCCGGAGGCCGCGCAGCAGGTCGCGCGGCGCCTCGCTGGCCAGGACGACCGCCGAGCCCAGCGCCTGCCGCACGAGCTCCGCCCAGCCCGCCGGGTCGGCCGGCGGCATCACATTGTCCAGGGCGTGGTACGCGCGGGCGATCGGCGGCAGCAGGAACGCCCGGGACTCCAGGAACAGCAGGCCGCCCTGCAACTGCACCCGGCTGAAGACGGTGAGCACCACCTCGCCCTCCCAACTGCCCACCCGGGCCGCCAGGTAGTGGCGCAGGCGCTCCTCGGCGGCGATGTCCAGGCTGTCCGGCCACCACGTCGGGGGTACGGGGGCGCCCGGCGCCAGGCCGAGCTCGACGGCCGCGGCGCGCCGGGCGAACGGAGCCATCCGGTGGAACGCGGTGCCCGGCCCCGTACCGCTCCAGTCCGCGGCCGGGCCCAGCCGCAGGCCGCTCTTCATGACGTAGTCGTCCACCTGGATGCCGTGCAGCCGGTCGCCGGGGTACGTGCCGGCCTCGCCCAGCCGGAGGAGCTCGGCGCGGATCCGCGCGTGCACGGCCGGGACGGTCAGCTCCCCGGGCTCGGCCGGTGGCCCGTCCGGATGTTTCTCCAGCCGCTTGTCCGGAGCGCGGTCGGTGTCGGGGAGCAGCTCGATCGCGAACGACCAGGCGTCCATCTCGATGCCGGCGCCCACGAACGGCGCGTAGTCGCTGTAGATGACGTCGGGATCGGCCTGCTGGCGCGCCAGCTGCCGGAACCGCGCCGCCGTGCGGCCGTGCCCGTCGAGCCTGGCCGGCGCCCGGCCCGTGGCGAAGAGGTGCAGCAGGCACGTACGGCGGTACTGGTCCACGGCCGCCACCACCGTCCAGCCCGCGAGGACGAGCAGGGCGGTGAGCAGGTGCCGGACCGTTCCGCCCAGCACCAGACCACCGAGGCCGCCCAGGACCGTGGTGGCCAGGAAGACGACGACGAGCAGCCACAGGACGCCGGTCAGTACCCGGCCGCCGCGCACCGCGCGCTCGCTGCCCGTCCGGGCGGCTCCCCGCTCCACCGCTCCCGCCACCACGCGGGTCACGAACAGCCAGAACCGCACGGCCAGGACCAGCAGCAACGGCAGCAGCGCCCCGGCCGCGTCGACCGCGAGCAGCGGCAAGGGGAGGACGAGCATGAGCGCCCCGCGATGGGCCGCCCGGCGCCGTGCGAAGAAGCACTCCTTGAGCACCGCCACCAGGTCCACGCCGTAGGACGGCGGCGGCACCCGGTGCGGGTTCTCCGCCAGTTCCGCGATCACCGCGTCGCGGAAGGCGCGGTCGGTGTGGGCGGCCCCGCGCAGGCAGGCGGTGGCGTCCCCGGGCCGGCTGCCCGCCTGGGCCTTGACGAGCTGCCACAGCGCGCTGTCCGGATCGCGCGGTACGGGGCCGGGTGGGCGGGGGCCGGGCGGCGGCTGCGGGCCGGGTGGTCGGGTCATCGTGGCGCGGGCCCTTCCGTCAGGTCGTCAGATCCGGGTGTCGTCACGTGCCGGCAGCCCGTACCGCGTGGCGATCGGCGTCCACTTCCGCAGGAACTCCTTCTTGGCCGCGGTGGCGAGCTCGCTGCTGCTCGCGGCGCGGTCGAAGGCGGAGCCGCGCGGGACGTCACCGGGGGAGCAGCCGGCGGCGTCGGCCGCCCAGCGGGCGAACGCCCGGTCGGCGTCCGCCGAGTGCCGCCAGGCCGCGCGCAGGTCCGCCGCGGCGGCCGACGCGTCGGGGAGGGCGTCCAGGGAGACCCGGGACAGGTCGGCGATCAGGCCGTCACGGCGGACCGCCGCGGCGTCCAGGGCCTCCTCCGCGGCGGCGACGGACGCGCGGGAGGCGCAGGAGTCGACGGCGGCCACCGCCGAGGTGACCTTCTCGCGGTCCGCCGCGCTCCTCGTCAGCAGCGCGTCGAGCGCCGCGGCCTGGGCGTCGGCCGTGCCGGACGCCGCGGATGCCTGAGGGGGCCCGGACGAGGCCGGAGCCCGGGGCGGTTCGCCCCCGGGCGCGGCCGGCGCCGACGGCGTGGCGGACGCGGATCCGCCGGACGCCGCGCCGGCCGGGTCGGGGTCGCCGCCGGAGCCGGAGAAGAAGAGCTTGGCGACGAGCAGGACGGCCGCGGCGAGCACCAGGGCACCGGCGACCGCGGCCAGGGCGACCCTCGGCGGCACGAACCGGCCACCACCGGCCCCCGGCTCCGGGGACGTCCTGTCCCCGGCCCCTCCCGGCGGCCCGGCGCGCGCGGTGTCACCGGACGCGGTCACCCAGCCGCCCGCGCCCCCACGTGCCGTGTTGTCCCAGCGTATCGGCGCGTCGCCGTCGTCCTCGGCCATCCGACATCCCCCGGTCGCTTCAGCGCACTGTCATCCTTCCGGTGCGCGTTGTCAACTCGTGGGACAAAGAGGGAAGTTGATGTTCCTGTTGTTGCCGGGTTCCGGGCCCGCCCAGGGCGGCGCCCCGAGGTCAGGCGGGCTTGCGGGCCTCGACGAGGAAACGGGTCGAGTGCGCGACGAACGGCCCCTCGCGTTCGATCTTCTCGTGCAGCTCGCGGAGCCGGTCGCGGTACCCGTCGACGGTGAACCCCGGCACCATCCAGATCACCTTGCGCAGGAAGTAGACCACCGCGCCGATGTCGAGGAACTCCGTCCGCAGCCGCTCGAACCGCAGGTCGGCGATGGTGAGCCCGGCGGCCTCGGCGTCCCGGCACTCGTCGTCGGGATGGCGCCTGCGGCGGACCTCCTCGCTCTGCGGCCCGAGGAAGTACTCGACGAGCTCGAAGACGCTGGCCGGGCCGACGTGCTGGGCCAGGTAGGTGCCGCCGGGCCGCAGGACGCGGGCGATCTCCGCCCACCACACGGTCGCCGGGTGGCGGCTGGTCACCAGGTCGAAGGCCTCGTCGGCGAACGGCAGCGGCGGCTCGTCGGGGTCGGCCACCACGACCGCGCCCCGCGGGTGCAGCAGCCGGGTCGCCTTGGCGACGTTGGGCGGCCAGGACTCCGTGGCCACCATCAGCGGGGGAAGCTTCGCCGCCCCGGCGAGGACCTCCCCGCCGCCGGTCTGGATGTCGAGGGCGGCCGACGCGCGGGCCAGGTGCTCGCTCATCGTGCGCTGGTAGCCCCAGGACGGCCGCTGCTCGGTGGCCCGGCCCGTCAGCCAGGAGAAGTCCCAGCCGTCCACCGAAGCGGATTCCGCCTCGGCCACGAGTTCGTCGAAAGTGCGTGACATACCTGGATCTTTACGGCGGAGGGGAAGAAAAGCAAAGGTATTTTCCTCAGGACGTACTCCGCCGCAGCACCGTGCCCAGCACCCGGTCGGCCGGGAAGTACCCCACGTCCCCGGAATCGAAGCTGACCTTCCGATTGTCTCCCAGCAGGACGACCCGGCCCGCCGGCACCCGCTCCTCGGGCACCCCCGCCAGGGACCGGACCCGGTCGCGCGGCACCGGGTCGCCGGCCACCGCGGCCACCCGCTTGATCAGCCACTCCCGGCCGCGCACCTCGGCGGCGCCGGCCGCGTACCGCACCGGCGGACCGGCCCAGGTGCCGCCGCCGGCCGGCCGCTCCGCCACCACCACTTGGCCCACCGCCGGCCGCGGGCCGCGCCGCACCAGGACCCTGTCGCCGTCCCGGAAGGCGGGCGCCATGCTCGCCCCGCGCACGGTGACCACGACCAGACCGCGCGCCAGGGAGAGCAGGGCGACCAGCCCCAGGACGGCCGCCACGACGGCCGCGCAGCCCAGCGTCGTCCACCAGGCGAGCTCCGCCGTCACCGGGCACCCCCGGCCGCCGGGCGCCCCCGCCTCACCGGGGCTCCCCGGTGAACGCGGGCTCGCCGCCGGGCTCCGCGCGGTACCCCGCCGCCTGGAGGGCGAACAGCCGCGCGTACCGCCCGCCGGACCCGATCAGTTCGGCGTGCGGGCCCCGCTCCACGACGCGCCCGTCCTCCAGGACGGCGATGACGTCGGCGTCGCGCACGGCCCCGAGCCGGTGCGAGATGAGCAGACTCGTCCGCCCGCCGCGGTGCCGCCGCAGCGCCGTGTGGATCTCGTGCTCCGCCTCGGCGTCCAGGCCCGCCGAGGGCTCGTCCAGGATCATCAGGTCCCGCCGGTCCCGGAGGAACGCCCGGGCGAGCGCGAGCCGCTGCCGCTGGCCGCCGGAGAGCACCACACCGGTCTCCGGGTCGTCCTTGTCGGACTCCATGAAGAACCTCCGCGACAGCAGCGTGTCGTACCCGTGGGGCAGACCGGCCAGCTTGGGGTGTATCCCGGCCCGCTCCGCCGCCGCCTCGATCCGCGGGCGGTCGCCGAGGGCCGTCAGATCGCCGAGGGCGATGTTCTCCGCCGCCGTCATGTCGTAGTGCATGTAGTCCTGGAACACCGCGCCGATCCGCCGCCGCAGCTCCGCCACGTCGACCGCGCGGATGT from Streptomyces albireticuli carries:
- a CDS encoding DUF5955 family protein, with amino-acid sequence MSTPQGGDRRVHVAGQVTGNIQTGDHARAEFVQEGAASGGAAETPEVRQLRRAVADLRECLRALAPDELPPAAAEEAAGALDELDDALPADEEPGPGRVRRAVFMVSGALASAAALADGVRALRDAAAPWF
- a CDS encoding class I SAM-dependent methyltransferase yields the protein MSRTFDELVAEAESASVDGWDFSWLTGRATEQRPSWGYQRTMSEHLARASAALDIQTGGGEVLAGAAKLPPLMVATESWPPNVAKATRLLHPRGAVVVADPDEPPLPFADEAFDLVTSRHPATVWWAEIARVLRPGGTYLAQHVGPASVFELVEYFLGPQSEEVRRRRHPDDECRDAEAAGLTIADLRFERLRTEFLDIGAVVYFLRKVIWMVPGFTVDGYRDRLRELHEKIEREGPFVAHSTRFLVEARKPA
- a CDS encoding S26 family signal peptidase is translated as MTAELAWWTTLGCAAVVAAVLGLVALLSLARGLVVVTVRGASMAPAFRDGDRVLVRRGPRPAVGQVVVAERPAGGGTWAGPPVRYAAGAAEVRGREWLIKRVAAVAGDPVPRDRVRSLAGVPEERVPAGRVVLLGDNRKVSFDSGDVGYFPADRVLGTVLRRSTS